The following coding sequences are from one Perognathus longimembris pacificus isolate PPM17 chromosome 13, ASM2315922v1, whole genome shotgun sequence window:
- the LOC125362091 gene encoding LOW QUALITY PROTEIN: solute carrier family 35 member E3-like (The sequence of the model RefSeq protein was modified relative to this genomic sequence to represent the inferred CDS: deleted 1 base in 1 codon), translating to MASLADRVRSHGRIAAGLLFNLLVSICIVFLNKWIDAHYAFPNMSLTLVHFVIQKMDTFAPKSLRPSKLLLLALSFCGFVVFTNLSLQNNTTGTYQLAKAMTTPVIIAIQTFYYQKSFSTKIQLTLIPVTLGVILNSYYDVKLNFLGMVFAALGVLVTSLYQVWVGAKQHELQVNSMQLLYYQAPMSSAMLLVAVPFFEPVFGEGGIFGPWSVSALLMVLLSGVIAFMVNLSIYWIIGNTSPVFYNMFGHFKFCITLCGGYILFKDPLSINQGLGILCTLFGILAYTHFKLSEQEGSKSKIAQRP from the exons ATGGCATCCTTGGCCGACCGAGTACGGAGCCACGGGCGAATCGCTGCCGGGCTCCTGTTTAACTTGCTGGTGTCCATCTGCATCGTGTTCCTCAACAAATGGATCGACGCTCACTACGCTTTCCCCAACATGAGCCTAACCTTGGTGCACTTCGTCATCCAGAAGATGGACACCTTCGCCCCCAAGAGCCTGCGGCCCTCCAAGCTCCTCCTCCTGGCCCTCAGCTTCTGTGGCTTTGTGGTCTTCACCAACCTTTCTCTGCAGAACAACACTACAGGTACCTATCAGCTGGCCAAGGCCATGACCACGCCGGTGATCATAGCCATTCAGACCTTCTACTACCAGAAAAGCTTCTCCACCAAGATACAGCTCACGTTGATTCCTGTAACTTTAGGTGTCATCCTAAATTCTTATTACGATGTGAAGCTTAATTTCCTTGGAATGGTGTTTGCTGCTCTTGGTGTTTTAGTTACATCTCTTTATCAAGTGTGGGTAGGTGCCAAGCAGCATGAATTGCAAGTCAACTCCATGCAGCTGCTGTATTACCAGGCCCCAATGTCATCTGCCATGTTGCTCGTTGCTGTG CCCTTCTTTGAGCCAGTGTTTGGAGAGGGAGGAATCTTTGGCCCATGGTCAGTTTCTGCTTTGCTTATGGTGCTGCTATCTGGAGTCATAGCCTTCATGGTGAACTTATCAATTTATTGGATCATTGGGAACACTTCTCCAGTCTTCTATAACATGTTTGGACACTTCAAATTCTGCATCACTTTATGTGGAGGATACATTTTATTTAAGGATCCACTGTCGATTAACCAGGGTCTTGGCATTTTATGTACACTCTTTGGCATTCTGGCCTACACCCACTTTAAACTCAGTGAACAAGAAGGAAGTAAGAGTAAGATAGCGCAACGTCCCTGA